A portion of the Acidihalobacter yilgarnensis genome contains these proteins:
- the ftsH gene encoding ATP-dependent zinc metalloprotease FtsH translates to MNDLVKNIILWAVIAVVLMSVFNNFSQHSDSSSSTMSYSQFIAAVKSGRVKNVMIDGRTVNGVTDGGQKFTTYTPTDPGMIGDLLNNGVNVAAAAPKKESLLLSILISWFPMLLLIGVWIFFLRQMQGGAGGRGAMSFGKSRARMMSEDQVKITFADVAGVDEAKEEVSELVEFLRDPGKFQKLGGKIPRGVLMVGSPGTGKTLLAKAIAGEAKVPFFSISGSDFVEMFVGVGASRVRDMFEQAKKHAPCIIFIDEIDAVGRHRGAGLGGGHDEREQTLNQLLVEMDGFEGTEGVIVIAATNRPDVLDPALLRPGRFDRQVVVPLPDVRGREQILKVHMRRVPIGDDVKPSIIARGTPGFSGADLANLVNEAALFAARANKRSVDMLEFERAKDKIMMGAERRSMVMSEDEKKLTAYHEAGHAIVGLRVPDHDPVYKVSIIPRGRALGVTMFLPEDDRYSYSKQRLESQISSLFGGRIAEELIFGLERVTTGASNDIERATDIARNMVTKWGLSERLGPLAYSEDEGEVFLGRSVTQHKQVSDETAHVIDEEIRSVIERNYVRSQQILRDDTDKLHIMAQALIKYETIDADQIADIMSGKDPRPPSDWSDEGPNSGPTASSGDKTTQEAGDGKLGDPASLH, encoded by the coding sequence TTGAACGATCTCGTCAAGAATATCATCCTGTGGGCGGTGATCGCCGTCGTGCTGATGTCTGTATTCAACAACTTCAGTCAGCACAGCGATTCATCGTCTTCGACCATGTCCTATTCCCAATTCATCGCTGCGGTGAAGAGTGGACGGGTCAAGAATGTCATGATTGACGGGCGTACCGTCAATGGCGTGACCGATGGCGGACAGAAATTCACGACCTATACGCCAACCGATCCCGGCATGATTGGCGATCTGCTCAATAACGGCGTGAACGTCGCCGCGGCGGCACCCAAGAAGGAATCCTTGCTGCTGTCGATATTGATCAGCTGGTTCCCGATGCTGCTATTGATCGGCGTCTGGATATTTTTCCTGCGCCAGATGCAGGGTGGCGCAGGCGGACGTGGTGCGATGTCCTTCGGCAAGAGCCGGGCCAGGATGATGAGCGAGGACCAGGTGAAAATTACCTTCGCCGATGTGGCAGGTGTGGACGAGGCTAAGGAAGAGGTTTCCGAACTCGTCGAATTTCTCCGTGATCCAGGCAAATTCCAGAAACTCGGCGGCAAGATTCCGCGCGGCGTGCTGATGGTCGGTTCGCCAGGTACAGGTAAGACCTTGTTGGCCAAGGCCATCGCGGGTGAGGCCAAGGTACCTTTCTTCAGTATTTCCGGTTCTGATTTCGTGGAGATGTTCGTGGGTGTCGGCGCCTCACGTGTGCGCGACATGTTCGAGCAGGCGAAGAAGCATGCGCCCTGCATCATCTTCATCGACGAGATTGATGCCGTGGGCCGTCACCGTGGCGCCGGTTTGGGTGGTGGCCATGATGAGCGAGAGCAGACGCTTAATCAGTTGCTGGTCGAGATGGATGGCTTCGAGGGTACCGAAGGTGTCATCGTGATCGCTGCGACTAACCGGCCGGATGTGCTCGATCCGGCGCTATTGCGTCCGGGCCGCTTCGACCGTCAAGTGGTTGTCCCGTTGCCGGATGTTCGTGGGCGAGAACAAATACTCAAGGTCCATATGCGTCGCGTGCCCATCGGTGACGACGTCAAGCCGAGCATCATCGCACGTGGTACGCCGGGGTTTTCGGGTGCCGATCTGGCCAATCTTGTGAACGAGGCGGCGCTGTTTGCGGCGCGTGCCAACAAGCGCAGCGTTGACATGCTGGAGTTCGAGCGCGCTAAGGACAAAATAATGATGGGCGCGGAACGGCGCTCAATGGTCATGAGCGAGGATGAGAAAAAGCTGACGGCATATCACGAAGCGGGCCATGCGATCGTTGGCCTTCGGGTTCCCGACCACGATCCCGTTTACAAGGTCAGTATTATTCCGCGTGGTCGAGCATTGGGCGTGACGATGTTCCTGCCCGAGGATGACCGTTATAGCTACAGCAAGCAGCGTCTGGAAAGTCAGATATCGAGTTTGTTTGGTGGGAGAATCGCGGAAGAGCTTATCTTCGGACTGGAGCGAGTGACGACAGGCGCCTCGAATGACATCGAGCGAGCGACCGATATCGCCAGGAACATGGTGACCAAGTGGGGTCTTTCCGAACGTTTAGGTCCGTTGGCCTACAGCGAGGATGAGGGCGAGGTATTTCTGGGTCGGAGTGTTACTCAACACAAGCAGGTGTCGGATGAGACCGCGCATGTGATCGATGAGGAAATCCGGTCGGTCATCGAACGTAACTATGTCCGGTCTCAGCAGATCCTGCGTGATGATACCGATAAGCTGCATATCATGGCTCAGGCCTTGATTAAATACGAAACTATTGATGCCGATCAGATAGCCGATATCATGTCTGGCAAGGATCCGCGGCCGCCCTCGGATTGGAGCGATGAGGGGCCGAATTCCGGCCCGACCGCATCCTCTGGAGACAAGACCACGCAAGAGGCTGGTGATGGGAAGCTGGGCGATCCCGCAAGTCTGCACTAG
- the folP gene encoding dihydropteroate synthase translates to MGILNVTPDSFSDGGRHTTMSAAIAYAVNMVEAGADLIDVGGESTRPGATDVDVPSEIARIEKVIRALSREVSVPISIDTRKPDVMRAAVEAGAGLINDIRALLAPGALSLAIELDVPVCLMHMKGEPGSMQATPPQYANVVEEVESFLLARARECVAAGMNPGRILLDPGIGFGKGLQHNLELLRATARLAGQGYPLLLGMSRKSMIGALLANRPVEGRIDGSVGAAVAAALAGARVLRVHDVRQTVDALNVAWAISQQEV, encoded by the coding sequence ATGGGGATATTGAACGTTACGCCGGATTCGTTCTCAGACGGCGGCCGCCACACAACGATGTCCGCGGCGATCGCGTACGCCGTGAATATGGTGGAAGCGGGCGCCGATCTCATCGATGTTGGAGGTGAGTCCACCCGCCCAGGCGCAACCGATGTCGACGTGCCCAGCGAGATTGCACGCATCGAGAAGGTAATTCGTGCGCTGAGCCGAGAAGTCAGTGTGCCCATCTCAATTGATACGCGGAAGCCGGATGTGATGCGGGCAGCCGTTGAAGCGGGTGCAGGGCTGATCAACGACATTCGCGCCCTGCTCGCGCCAGGGGCTCTTTCCCTCGCGATCGAATTGGATGTTCCCGTTTGCCTCATGCATATGAAAGGCGAGCCAGGCAGCATGCAGGCCACGCCACCCCAATACGCAAATGTGGTCGAGGAGGTCGAATCATTCCTGCTTGCGCGCGCACGGGAATGCGTGGCTGCGGGCATGAATCCCGGGAGGATTCTACTGGACCCTGGGATCGGTTTTGGCAAAGGTTTGCAGCATAATCTGGAGCTGTTACGCGCCACCGCGCGGTTGGCCGGGCAGGGATATCCGCTACTGCTCGGCATGTCTCGAAAATCGATGATTGGGGCATTACTGGCAAATCGACCTGTAGAAGGGCGCATCGACGGGAGTGTCGGTGCTGCGGTTGCTGCTGCGTTGGCGGGTGCGCGTGTGCTCAGGGTGCACGATGTCAGGCAGACCGTCGATGCGCTGAATGTCGCTTGGGCGATTAGTCAACAAGAGGTTTAA
- a CDS encoding NADH-quinone oxidoreductase subunit NuoE family protein: protein MISENLPDGQAILSEHVREEIEHWLARYPAEQRQSAVLAALRAVQHEHGWLSTEAMDAVADYIGMPRIAVYEVASFYSMYTLKPVGRHTIAVCLNVSCMLRDGEAVLHYIERKLDIKIGESTPDGRFYLKREEECLAACCGAPMMQVDHVYYENLTPAKVDEILDGLE, encoded by the coding sequence ATGATTTCTGAAAATCTACCAGATGGTCAGGCGATTCTCTCTGAGCACGTCCGAGAGGAAATAGAGCATTGGCTGGCGCGTTACCCGGCTGAGCAACGCCAGTCGGCCGTACTCGCGGCTTTACGTGCAGTACAGCATGAGCATGGTTGGTTGAGCACGGAGGCTATGGATGCGGTTGCCGATTACATCGGTATGCCTCGTATTGCGGTTTATGAAGTCGCGAGCTTCTACTCGATGTACACGCTCAAGCCGGTCGGGCGGCATACGATAGCCGTGTGTTTGAATGTTTCCTGCATGCTGCGGGATGGTGAGGCAGTGCTGCATTACATCGAACGTAAACTTGATATCAAGATTGGTGAAAGTACGCCCGACGGACGTTTCTACCTCAAACGCGAGGAAGAATGCTTGGCGGCTTGCTGCGGTGCACCGATGATGCAGGTGGATCACGTCTATTACGAAAATCTCACGCCCGCAAAGGTGGATGAGATTCTCGATGGATTGGAGTGA
- a CDS encoding NuoB/complex I 20 kDa subunit family protein, which translates to MGIEGVLEKGWVTTSADKLINWARTGSLWPMTFGLACCAVEMMHAGAARYDLDRFGVLFRPSPRQSDVMIVAGTLVNKMAPALRKVYDQMAEPRWVISMGSCANGGGYYHYSYSVVRGCDRIVPVDVYVPGCPPTAEALLYGIIQLQNKIRRTDTIAR; encoded by the coding sequence ATGGGAATAGAGGGCGTCCTTGAGAAAGGCTGGGTAACGACAAGTGCGGATAAGCTCATTAATTGGGCTCGTACGGGCTCTCTCTGGCCGATGACATTCGGTTTGGCTTGTTGCGCCGTCGAGATGATGCATGCAGGCGCAGCACGCTATGATTTGGACCGATTTGGTGTGCTATTCAGACCTAGTCCCAGGCAATCTGACGTGATGATCGTCGCGGGCACCTTAGTCAACAAGATGGCCCCCGCATTGCGTAAAGTTTACGATCAGATGGCTGAACCTCGATGGGTGATATCGATGGGGTCCTGCGCAAACGGTGGGGGTTATTATCATTACTCCTATTCGGTAGTGCGTGGTTGCGATCGTATAGTGCCGGTTGATGTCTATGTGCCCGGTTGCCCGCCTACCGCCGAAGCATTGCTTTACGGCATTATTCAGTTGCAAAACAAGATCAGGCGTACGGATACAATCGCTCGATAA
- the glmM gene encoding phosphoglucosamine mutase, with amino-acid sequence MSRAYFGTDGIRGRVGDAPMTPEFILRLGWAAGRVLAGHGRRLILIGKDTRISGYMFESVLESGLSAAGVNTRLLGPMPTPGVAYLTRTFRASAGIVISASHNPYYDNGIKFFSGAGTKLPDELEAAIEAELVKTMSVVDSAELGKVERVVDAAGRYIEFCKSTVPTGTALHGMKIVVDCANGATYHIAPAVFAELGAKVIPLCDEPDGININASCGSTAPRRLADAVLNQHADLGIAFDGDGDRVVMVDGRGETVDGDELLYIIAATRLERAELQGTGVVGTLMSNLGLEHALARLGIPFERAAVGDRYVMEALQRRGWLLGGENSGHLICLDRQTTGDGIVAALQVLAAMVATGRGLRELSSGLEKYPQVLVNVPLVPGFSIGASSVLAEAVSDVEASLGEQGRVLLRASGTEPLLRIMIEGRESRKVRALADQLAAAVRAEQNRFAVTGSMPN; translated from the coding sequence ATGTCCAGGGCCTATTTTGGAACGGACGGCATCCGTGGTCGTGTCGGCGATGCCCCGATGACGCCGGAATTCATCTTGCGTCTCGGTTGGGCAGCGGGGCGGGTCCTTGCTGGACATGGGCGCCGGCTGATACTGATCGGCAAGGACACGCGCATATCCGGATACATGTTCGAATCCGTGCTTGAATCCGGCCTTTCAGCGGCAGGTGTCAATACCCGGTTGCTGGGGCCGATGCCAACACCTGGGGTGGCCTATTTAACGCGAACCTTTCGCGCGAGCGCGGGCATCGTGATTAGTGCGTCGCACAATCCCTACTACGACAATGGCATCAAGTTTTTCTCCGGTGCGGGCACCAAGCTGCCCGACGAACTGGAGGCGGCCATTGAAGCGGAGTTGGTGAAGACCATGTCGGTGGTCGATTCCGCTGAGCTGGGTAAGGTTGAGCGAGTGGTCGATGCTGCAGGCCGGTATATCGAGTTTTGCAAGAGCACGGTGCCAACCGGAACGGCATTGCATGGAATGAAAATTGTGGTCGATTGCGCCAATGGCGCAACCTACCACATTGCGCCAGCCGTATTTGCCGAGCTGGGAGCCAAGGTTATCCCGCTATGCGATGAGCCTGATGGCATCAATATCAATGCCAGTTGTGGATCCACGGCTCCACGACGCTTGGCGGATGCCGTACTGAATCAGCATGCCGATCTCGGCATTGCGTTCGATGGTGATGGAGATCGCGTCGTCATGGTGGATGGTCGTGGCGAGACCGTGGATGGCGACGAGTTGCTGTACATCATTGCGGCGACACGTCTGGAGCGGGCCGAATTGCAAGGGACTGGGGTCGTGGGCACGCTGATGTCGAACTTGGGCCTGGAGCACGCTCTTGCTCGTCTTGGCATACCTTTTGAGCGAGCTGCTGTGGGCGACCGGTATGTCATGGAGGCCCTTCAGCGTAGAGGCTGGTTGCTGGGAGGGGAAAATTCCGGGCACTTGATCTGCCTCGACCGGCAGACAACGGGAGATGGAATCGTCGCAGCGCTTCAGGTGTTGGCCGCGATGGTGGCTACTGGTAGGGGTTTGCGGGAGCTGTCTTCGGGCTTGGAAAAATACCCTCAGGTACTGGTCAATGTGCCCCTTGTTCCAGGTTTCTCGATTGGCGCATCCTCAGTGCTGGCCGAGGCGGTCAGCGACGTTGAGGCCAGTCTTGGCGAGCAGGGCCGTGTTTTATTAAGGGCATCGGGTACGGAGCCTCTATTGAGAATCATGATTGAGGGCCGAGAGTCGCGTAAGGTACGGGCGCTAGCAGACCAACTAGCGGCTGCGGTGCGAGCTGAGCAAAACCGCTTTGCGGTGACGGGATCTATGCCGAATTGA
- the secG gene encoding preprotein translocase subunit SecG: MLYTLLIVLQVVVAVAVIVLVLLQHGKGADAGAAFGSGASGTVFGARGSASFLSRATGVLATVFFVNCLGLAYLAAHQATSGASVIDQSNAQSIIDKATKPSGIPVPSPGVHGDGKPQ, encoded by the coding sequence ATGCTCTATACGTTATTGATTGTGTTGCAAGTGGTTGTGGCGGTGGCGGTGATCGTTCTCGTGCTGTTACAGCATGGAAAGGGGGCCGATGCTGGTGCGGCGTTTGGAAGTGGAGCATCCGGCACTGTTTTTGGTGCACGCGGTTCCGCGTCGTTTCTCAGTCGCGCAACAGGTGTCTTGGCCACCGTTTTTTTCGTTAACTGTTTGGGGCTCGCCTATCTGGCGGCTCATCAAGCGACGAGCGGTGCGAGCGTGATCGATCAGTCCAATGCGCAGAGCATCATCGATAAAGCGACTAAGCCGAGCGGTATACCCGTGCCTTCACCGGGAGTTCATGGAGACGGTAAACCCCAGTAG
- a CDS encoding NADH-quinone oxidoreductase subunit A, which produces MLESYLPILVFIAVGLLVGAAPMALGVLLGPRRPDAAKDSPYECGFEAFEDSRMKFDVRYYLVAILFIIFDLEIAFLFPWAVVLGRIGLFGLLSMALFLGILVIGFIYEWKKGALEWE; this is translated from the coding sequence ATGTTGGAGAGCTATCTCCCCATCCTGGTTTTTATCGCGGTCGGCCTCTTGGTCGGCGCAGCCCCTATGGCCTTGGGAGTTTTGTTGGGTCCCAGACGCCCGGATGCAGCCAAAGACTCGCCCTATGAGTGCGGATTCGAGGCCTTTGAAGATTCGCGCATGAAGTTCGATGTGCGTTATTACCTGGTTGCCATTCTGTTCATTATTTTCGACCTGGAAATTGCATTTCTGTTCCCCTGGGCGGTGGTTCTGGGACGAATTGGCTTGTTCGGGTTGCTTTCTATGGCGCTTTTCCTGGGTATTCTGGTAATTGGCTTTATTTACGAATGGAAAAAAGGAGCGCTCGAATGGGAATAG
- a CDS encoding NADH-quinone oxidoreductase subunit D, which translates to MPEIRNYTLNFGPQHPSAHGVLRLVLEMDGEVIERADPHIGLLHRATEKLAESKPYNQSIGYMDRLDYVSMMCNEHGYVLAIEKLLSIEPPLRAQYIRVMFDEITRILNHLLWLGAHALDIGAMTVFLYAFREREDLMDCYEAVSGARLHATYYRPGGVYRDLPGNMPQYKASRWHDEREIARFNDERSGSLLDFIESFTDRFPTCVDEYETLLTDNRIWKQRTVDIGIVSPERALQLGFTGPMIRGSGIEWDLRKKQPYEVYDRLNFDIPIGVSGDCYDRYLVRVEEMRQSNRIIRQCVDWLKQNPGPVMLEEHKVAPPRREEMKADMEALIHHFKLFTEGYTLPVGEAYAAVEHPKGEFGVYLVSDGANKPYRLKVRAPGFAHLASLDEMSRGHMLADVVAIIGSQDIVFGEVDR; encoded by the coding sequence ATGCCTGAAATCAGGAATTACACGCTAAATTTCGGACCTCAGCATCCATCGGCTCATGGCGTGTTACGTCTTGTCTTGGAAATGGATGGCGAAGTTATTGAGCGCGCGGATCCGCATATTGGATTGCTTCACCGCGCTACTGAAAAACTTGCCGAGAGCAAACCGTATAACCAGAGTATCGGTTATATGGACCGGCTCGACTATGTTTCGATGATGTGTAATGAGCATGGCTACGTGCTCGCGATAGAAAAATTGCTGTCCATCGAGCCGCCTTTACGTGCGCAGTATATCCGGGTGATGTTCGATGAAATAACGCGCATCCTGAATCATCTACTATGGCTGGGCGCCCACGCCCTCGACATTGGTGCGATGACGGTTTTCCTGTATGCGTTCCGCGAACGGGAAGACCTCATGGATTGCTATGAGGCTGTTTCCGGCGCGCGATTGCACGCAACTTACTACCGTCCGGGCGGGGTCTATCGCGATTTGCCTGGCAATATGCCTCAATATAAAGCTTCGCGTTGGCACGATGAACGCGAAATTGCGCGCTTCAACGATGAGCGCAGTGGTTCGCTATTGGATTTTATCGAATCATTTACGGATCGCTTTCCGACGTGTGTGGATGAATATGAAACCCTGTTGACAGATAATCGAATCTGGAAACAACGGACAGTCGACATCGGTATTGTTTCTCCAGAGCGCGCTTTGCAGCTCGGATTTACGGGCCCAATGATTCGTGGGTCGGGTATCGAATGGGATCTGCGTAAAAAACAGCCTTATGAGGTTTATGATCGTCTGAATTTCGATATTCCAATAGGTGTGAGCGGCGACTGTTACGATCGTTATCTTGTGCGTGTGGAAGAAATGCGTCAGTCGAATAGAATAATTCGTCAGTGTGTCGACTGGCTGAAGCAGAATCCTGGTCCTGTCATGCTTGAGGAACACAAGGTGGCTCCGCCTCGTCGCGAAGAGATGAAGGCCGATATGGAAGCATTGATCCATCACTTCAAGCTCTTTACTGAAGGTTATACGTTGCCGGTGGGAGAGGCCTATGCTGCTGTTGAGCATCCAAAAGGTGAGTTCGGGGTTTATCTCGTTTCGGACGGCGCAAACAAACCGTATCGATTGAAGGTGCGTGCGCCTGGCTTTGCCCATCTGGCATCGCTGGATGAGATGTCGCGTGGCCATATGTTGGCGGACGTAGTTGCGATTATTGGCAGCCAGGACATCGTTTTCGGGGAGGTGGATCGATGA
- a CDS encoding NADH-quinone oxidoreductase subunit C: MTSDMNLPQSLHDRLGLKIVELVDRYGELTLTATPEDVCEVARQLRDAPDLKFEQLIDLCGVDYLQYGVGEWATDRASTEGFGRGVQPSTSAYFTFEDAPRASEHHGPRFAIVYHLLSIAHNRRLRLKAFCVDDEFPRMPSVASIWTVANWYEREAFDLFGILFDDHPDLRRLLTDYGFVGHPFRKDFPLIGHVEMRYDAEQRRVIYEPVSIEPRVLVPKVIRRDNRYAGEGSRDA; this comes from the coding sequence ATGACCTCAGATATGAATTTGCCCCAATCCCTGCATGATCGTCTTGGCTTGAAAATTGTCGAGTTGGTTGACCGTTACGGTGAATTAACACTTACGGCCACGCCTGAGGATGTGTGTGAGGTGGCGCGTCAATTGCGCGACGCACCCGATCTTAAATTTGAGCAGTTGATCGATTTGTGTGGTGTGGATTATTTGCAATATGGTGTTGGCGAGTGGGCAACCGACCGTGCATCGACAGAAGGTTTTGGCCGAGGTGTGCAGCCGTCGACCTCAGCATATTTCACGTTTGAAGATGCACCCAGGGCAAGCGAGCATCATGGTCCACGCTTTGCAATTGTCTATCACCTCCTCTCGATTGCACATAACCGGCGTTTGCGATTGAAGGCTTTTTGCGTCGATGATGAATTTCCACGTATGCCGAGCGTGGCGTCGATTTGGACGGTGGCAAACTGGTATGAGCGCGAAGCATTCGACCTGTTCGGGATTCTGTTTGACGATCACCCAGATCTTCGGCGCCTGCTAACCGATTATGGCTTTGTCGGGCATCCATTTAGAAAAGATTTTCCGCTGATCGGGCATGTTGAAATGCGCTACGACGCGGAGCAGCGGCGCGTTATATATGAACCGGTGAGTATCGAGCCGCGTGTGTTGGTGCCGAAGGTGATACGCCGCGACAACCGTTATGCCGGTGAGGGTAGCCGAGATGCCTGA
- the tpiA gene encoding triose-phosphate isomerase, translating into MRQPMVAGNWKLNGSRQMVSALLGDILSGLGDPLTAEIAICPPFVYLQEARGALEGSGVVLGAQDVCDEDEGAYTGEVSAPMLGDVGCRYVIVGHSERRSLYRETDELVARKFEAVMRAGLCPILCVGESLEERNAGVTEAVVARQLDAVVELVGPERIGEAVVAYEPVWAIGTGMTASPEQAQAVHAYIRGRLDLAGVSAGSVRLLYGGSVKPENAVELFAMPDIDGGLIGGASLQAETFLAICRAA; encoded by the coding sequence ATGCGACAGCCTATGGTCGCCGGCAACTGGAAGCTGAATGGCTCCAGGCAGATGGTGAGTGCATTGCTGGGTGACATACTGTCGGGTCTGGGTGATCCGCTCACTGCAGAGATCGCGATTTGTCCTCCCTTCGTTTACCTTCAGGAAGCGCGTGGCGCGCTTGAGGGCAGCGGTGTTGTGTTGGGTGCGCAAGATGTTTGCGATGAGGATGAAGGGGCGTATACCGGCGAGGTGTCGGCGCCTATGTTAGGCGATGTCGGATGCCGCTATGTGATCGTAGGGCATTCCGAGCGACGAAGCTTGTATCGTGAAACAGATGAGCTGGTTGCGCGCAAATTCGAAGCTGTGATGCGTGCCGGCCTCTGCCCAATTCTGTGCGTGGGTGAGAGCCTGGAGGAGCGTAATGCGGGTGTAACCGAGGCAGTGGTTGCGCGACAACTTGATGCTGTGGTCGAATTGGTTGGCCCCGAGCGTATAGGCGAAGCCGTTGTCGCGTATGAGCCGGTATGGGCGATAGGTACGGGGATGACAGCTTCGCCAGAGCAGGCGCAAGCCGTACACGCCTATATTCGTGGTCGGCTGGATTTGGCAGGTGTTTCCGCTGGGAGTGTTCGTCTGCTGTATGGTGGTAGCGTCAAACCTGAAAATGCGGTCGAGCTGTTTGCCATGCCGGATATCGATGGTGGTTTGATAGGCGGCGCGTCGCTTCAGGCCGAGACTTTTCTCGCGATATGTCGAGCCGCTTGA
- the nuoF gene encoding NADH-quinone oxidoreductase subunit NuoF, with protein sequence MTNQVCFITLNHETPWSFETYQKIDGYTAWRNILSERMSRDEIIAEVKASNLRGRGGAGFPTGLKWSFMPRQAPGQKYIVCNSDESEPGTCKDRDILRFNPHALVEGMAIAGYAIGATVGYNYMRGEFMDEPYQRFAQAVEEAYAAGLLGKNIMGSGVDFDLYPTLGAGAYICGEETALLESLEGKKGQPRFKPPFPANFGLYGRPTTINNTETLSSVPVIMRNGGRWFAELGTEKSGGEKIFAVSGHVNRPGNYEVPMGLPFSELLEMAGGVLNGRTLKAVIPGGSSVPVVPGEIMLKANMDYESVGKAGSMLGSGAVMVLDETSDMVKVLQRISRFYFKESCGQCTPCREGTGWLYRMLTRIVEGRGRIEDIERLDDVASKIEGRTICALGDAAAMPVRSFIQHYREEFVYYIEHGRSMIESPPSDWAA encoded by the coding sequence ATGACGAATCAAGTTTGTTTCATCACACTGAATCACGAAACGCCCTGGAGTTTCGAAACTTATCAAAAAATCGATGGGTATACGGCTTGGCGGAATATCCTTTCCGAACGGATGTCACGTGACGAAATTATTGCCGAAGTCAAAGCATCGAATCTTCGAGGGCGAGGTGGCGCCGGTTTTCCAACGGGTTTGAAATGGAGCTTCATGCCGCGCCAAGCGCCAGGCCAGAAATATATCGTGTGTAATTCCGACGAATCCGAGCCAGGTACCTGCAAAGACCGTGATATTTTGCGATTCAACCCCCACGCCCTGGTTGAAGGCATGGCGATAGCGGGCTATGCGATTGGCGCGACCGTTGGATACAACTACATGCGCGGCGAATTCATGGATGAACCTTACCAGCGATTTGCGCAAGCCGTGGAAGAAGCCTATGCGGCAGGTTTGCTTGGTAAGAATATTATGGGCTCAGGTGTGGATTTTGATCTGTATCCGACACTCGGTGCTGGCGCGTATATCTGCGGTGAGGAAACCGCTTTGCTGGAATCCCTGGAAGGTAAAAAGGGACAGCCTAGATTTAAACCGCCTTTCCCTGCTAATTTTGGTCTCTACGGCCGTCCTACCACGATTAATAATACCGAAACGTTATCTTCGGTTCCGGTCATCATGCGCAATGGCGGGCGTTGGTTTGCCGAATTAGGCACGGAGAAATCGGGTGGCGAGAAGATTTTCGCGGTTTCAGGGCATGTAAACCGCCCCGGTAATTATGAAGTGCCTATGGGACTACCCTTCAGCGAATTGCTAGAAATGGCTGGAGGAGTGCTCAATGGCCGCACACTCAAGGCCGTGATCCCTGGTGGCTCGTCCGTACCCGTGGTTCCAGGCGAGATCATGCTCAAAGCGAATATGGACTACGAATCGGTCGGTAAAGCTGGTTCGATGCTCGGTTCTGGGGCAGTGATGGTGTTGGATGAAACTTCCGATATGGTCAAGGTGCTGCAACGAATCTCACGTTTTTATTTCAAAGAGTCATGCGGTCAATGTACGCCCTGTCGTGAAGGCACAGGCTGGCTTTATCGAATGCTGACACGCATCGTCGAGGGGCGAGGGCGCATCGAAGATATTGAGCGGCTGGATGATGTCGCCAGCAAAATCGAAGGCCGCACGATATGTGCGCTGGGTGATGCGGCCGCCATGCCTGTGCGCAGCTTCATTCAGCATTACCGCGAAGAATTCGTGTACTACATCGAACATGGGCGGAGCATGATCGAGTCTCCTCCGTCCGATTGGGCGGCTTAG